The following are encoded in a window of Atribacterota bacterium genomic DNA:
- the radA gene encoding DNA repair protein RadA: MATKITMKNNSKEYFRCTTCSYETPQWLGRCPSCGEWNTFIRQERNGKGKTNLKNKKENRAQLINDFVIDKENQRYQSGIRELDRVLGGGLVSGSLILVGGEPGIGKSTLVLQAADQLSKNIGCTLYVTAEESIRQIHIRAKRLSVNAEKLYLLSETDLDQIIEQILYIKPKVAIIDSIQIINDNSIPSAPGSINQVKNCTSRLMEIAKKNNIALIIIGHVTKGGIIAGPKILEHMVDTVLYLEGERFHSFRLLRGIKNRFGTTNELGIFQMQNEGLKEVLNPSKMLLSSRSEPIPGTVTTVTFEGSRPLAIEIEALVSNSFLTNPRRITTGVDYNRVSLIIAVLENKLGLNFQYKDIYVNAAGGIKVSEPAIDLGIGLAIISSSKGFAVDMDTVVFGELGLTGELRAVGMCERRVKEAQKIGYKKIIMPSENARQSGHLYKGMDIKGISNVHEILNFIKK; encoded by the coding sequence ATGGCAACAAAGATTACAATGAAAAACAATAGCAAAGAATATTTCAGATGTACGACTTGCAGTTATGAAACCCCACAATGGTTAGGACGCTGTCCGAGTTGCGGGGAGTGGAATACTTTTATCCGGCAGGAAAGAAATGGTAAAGGTAAGACTAATTTAAAGAATAAAAAAGAAAATCGAGCTCAACTTATAAATGATTTTGTAATAGATAAAGAAAATCAGCGCTATCAATCAGGGATTAGGGAGCTTGACCGGGTATTAGGAGGGGGATTGGTTTCAGGTTCTTTAATTCTCGTTGGAGGAGAACCTGGAATTGGAAAATCAACCCTTGTTCTTCAAGCAGCTGATCAGCTTTCAAAAAATATCGGGTGCACGCTTTATGTGACTGCAGAAGAATCAATAAGACAGATACATATAAGGGCAAAGAGATTATCAGTAAATGCTGAAAAATTATACTTACTCTCAGAGACGGACCTGGATCAAATAATTGAACAGATATTGTACATAAAACCAAAGGTGGCTATTATTGATTCTATACAAATTATTAATGATAATTCTATACCATCAGCTCCTGGCAGTATAAATCAGGTAAAAAACTGTACCTCCCGACTGATGGAAATAGCAAAAAAGAATAACATTGCCCTGATTATTATAGGTCATGTAACAAAAGGTGGTATTATTGCCGGACCAAAAATACTTGAGCATATGGTGGATACAGTATTATATCTTGAAGGGGAAAGGTTTCATTCATTTAGATTATTGAGAGGAATAAAAAACCGGTTTGGGACTACAAATGAGCTTGGAATATTTCAGATGCAAAATGAAGGACTGAAAGAAGTACTTAATCCCTCAAAAATGCTGTTATCATCGAGGAGTGAACCAATTCCCGGAACTGTCACGACTGTTACATTTGAGGGGAGCCGTCCATTGGCAATTGAAATTGAAGCCCTGGTAAGTAATTCATTTTTAACAAATCCAAGGCGTATAACTACCGGTGTTGATTATAATAGAGTATCCTTAATTATTGCAGTATTAGAAAATAAGTTAGGATTGAACTTTCAGTATAAAGATATCTATGTAAATGCTGCAGGTGGCATCAAGGTAAGTGAGCCTGCAATTGATTTGGGAATTGGCTTAGCAATAATCAGCAGTAGCAAAGGCTTTGCTGTTGATATGGATACCGTAGTTTTTGGTGAGCTGGGACTAACAGGAGAGTTGAGAGCAGTTGGTATGTGTGAAAGAAGGGTCAAAGAGGCACAAAAAATAGGCTATAAAAAAATAATCATGCCTTCAGAAAATGCCCGGCAATCAGGTCATTTATATAAAGGGATGGATATAAAAGGTATTTCTAATGTACATGAAATATTAAATTTTATTAAAAAATAA
- a CDS encoding TRAM domain-containing protein, giving the protein MSGLVKKIICIIFVLIGGIIGYEIIPDIEAISSIDILSGNSWMLFLFSFIIGTLFGFIIFILSYNKLGVLGKRFLAFFLKIPTQNILSGVIGLIVGLIIANLLAYSLSFIPFIGRYLPIVLNVSLGLLGMIVGLHKREEGVSFYRKSIERFKKRDKLPQYQPKILDTSVIIDGRIADICETDFLEGELIIPRFVLSELQAIADSSDPLKRNRGRRGLDVLNKINKIHADKIKIISQDYNDLKSVDTKLIRLAKEMDAKVLTNDYNLNKLAQLESVSVLNINDLSNALKSVILPGEELITQIIKEGKESGQGVAYLDDGTMIVIENGVKNIGDKVRVTVTSILQTPAGRMIFGRVKERIAKKNSDSNYSRKNYYN; this is encoded by the coding sequence TTGTCAGGGCTTGTCAAAAAAATAATTTGCATTATTTTTGTTCTAATTGGGGGGATAATAGGTTATGAAATAATTCCTGACATTGAAGCCATATCATCTATCGATATACTTAGTGGCAACAGTTGGATGTTATTTTTATTTTCATTTATTATAGGAACATTATTTGGATTTATAATATTTATACTAAGTTATAATAAGTTAGGGGTTTTAGGAAAACGTTTCTTAGCCTTTTTTTTAAAAATACCTACCCAGAATATTCTCTCCGGAGTTATTGGCTTAATTGTTGGACTTATCATTGCTAACCTGTTAGCCTACTCTTTGTCTTTTATACCTTTTATCGGAAGGTACTTACCTATAGTATTAAATGTATCACTGGGGCTACTGGGCATGATAGTTGGGCTTCACAAGAGAGAAGAAGGTGTTAGTTTTTATAGAAAAAGTATTGAAAGATTTAAAAAGAGGGATAAGCTACCTCAATACCAACCTAAGATATTAGATACTAGTGTTATAATTGATGGAAGAATAGCAGATATATGTGAAACAGATTTTTTGGAAGGAGAATTAATAATTCCCAGATTCGTACTGAGTGAGTTGCAAGCTATAGCAGATTCATCAGATCCTTTAAAAAGAAATAGAGGACGACGAGGTCTTGATGTACTCAATAAGATTAATAAGATACATGCAGATAAAATAAAAATAATAAGTCAGGATTATAATGACTTAAAGAGTGTTGATACTAAATTAATAAGACTGGCAAAAGAAATGGATGCAAAGGTATTGACAAATGATTATAACTTAAATAAATTAGCACAATTAGAAAGTGTTTCTGTTCTAAATATTAATGATCTCTCTAATGCTTTAAAATCTGTTATACTGCCAGGAGAAGAATTAATTACACAAATTATTAAAGAAGGAAAAGAATCTGGCCAGGGTGTAGCTTATTTAGATGATGGTACGATGATTGTAATAGAAAACGGTGTAAAAAATATTGGCGATAAGGTAAGGGTTACAGTAACCAGTATTTTGCAGACTCCTGCAGGTAGGATGATATTTGGAAGAGTAAAAGAAAGAATAGCAAAGAAAAATTCCGATTCAAACTATAGCAGGAAAAACTATTATAATTAA